The Nitrospira sp. genome includes a region encoding these proteins:
- a CDS encoding cytochrome C, with amino-acid sequence MSRLVAAGAVLVCTLVGVISCVPPPRVTGSEEGTGRSSTASPVDALFAPPSPETIPGNLRGEQIRLGYEMVVNTQVYGKRYIGNALNCTNCHLDGGLNPNAASFVGISTLYPQYRERAGRQMTLADQINECFERSMNGKPLPPDSVKLTGIMAYIEWLSQNMPSGSTVPWRGIPRLTSTHQPDPINGKKVFEKKCVFYHGSDGQGTMAAPPVWGPRSYNIGAGMARVSVAAAFIKANMPRGWGWTVTDDEALDAAAYMNTQPRPDFPDKIHDWPKGGKPADVPY; translated from the coding sequence ATGAGCCGACTGGTTGCCGCCGGGGCCGTGCTGGTGTGTACGCTGGTCGGGGTGATCAGTTGTGTCCCGCCTCCACGGGTGACGGGGAGTGAGGAGGGGACTGGTCGCTCAAGCACGGCGTCGCCGGTCGACGCGTTATTTGCTCCGCCGTCGCCTGAAACGATTCCCGGTAATTTGAGGGGCGAGCAGATTCGCTTGGGCTACGAGATGGTAGTCAATACACAAGTGTACGGAAAACGGTATATCGGCAATGCGCTCAACTGCACGAATTGTCATTTGGACGGAGGGCTTAACCCGAATGCTGCATCATTCGTCGGCATCAGTACACTCTATCCGCAATATCGTGAGCGAGCCGGCCGTCAGATGACATTGGCCGATCAGATCAACGAGTGTTTCGAACGCAGTATGAATGGGAAGCCTCTTCCGCCAGACAGTGTGAAACTGACGGGTATCATGGCCTACATCGAATGGCTTTCGCAGAATATGCCCTCCGGTAGTACAGTGCCGTGGCGAGGTATCCCGCGCCTGACTTCGACTCATCAACCGGACCCTATCAATGGCAAGAAGGTCTTTGAGAAAAAATGTGTCTTCTACCATGGTTCCGACGGACAAGGCACCATGGCGGCGCCGCCCGTGTGGGGACCGCGTTCATACAATATTGGCGCTGGAATGGCGCGGGTCAGCGTGGCGGCTGCCTTTATCAAGGCCAACATGCCGAGAGGTTGGGGGTGGACGGTGACGGACGATGAAGCTCTCGACGCGGCGGCCTATATGAATACGCAGCCTCGACCTGACTTTCCCGACAAGATTCATGATTGGCCGAAGGGGGGTAAGCCGGCGGACGTACCCTATTGA
- a CDS encoding DUF2892 domain-containing protein has product MTCNVGGIERPIRIGAGVLAIMAGLFAGLSGAMSGIVLAVGVILLLTGAVGYCPLFTLLGINTCSPVSSSKK; this is encoded by the coding sequence GTGACATGTAACGTGGGGGGAATCGAACGACCAATACGTATTGGAGCGGGGGTACTGGCGATAATGGCCGGCCTCTTTGCGGGGCTTTCGGGTGCGATGTCAGGAATAGTGCTTGCGGTGGGGGTGATTCTATTGCTGACCGGGGCAGTGGGGTATTGCCCGCTGTTCACATTGCTGGGGATTAATACCTGCTCTCCTGTGTCCAGCTCCAAGAAATGA
- a CDS encoding cytochrome c, which produces MATMGRMALLWGVLVWTSAVGFSHLGIKEFTTSTKGGDAVTGREIYVNTCILCHGIDGKGVRGLQFVPPPADLTTLAVQSRLDGTLFRRIHDGKPNTVMGAWKHALSDEEIWDVLAYVRTFRIESPGQP; this is translated from the coding sequence ATGGCTACCATGGGACGGATGGCGCTGTTGTGGGGAGTGCTAGTTTGGACATCGGCAGTGGGATTCAGCCATCTTGGAATCAAAGAGTTTACGACTTCAACCAAGGGTGGTGATGCAGTCACCGGACGGGAGATCTACGTCAACACTTGCATCCTCTGTCATGGAATCGACGGGAAAGGCGTACGAGGACTACAGTTCGTTCCGCCTCCGGCAGACCTCACAACGCTTGCCGTTCAGAGTCGGCTGGATGGGACGTTGTTTCGGCGAATTCACGACGGCAAACCGAACACGGTTATGGGTGCTTGGAAACATGCGCTCTCGGACGAAGAAATCTGGGATGTGTTGGCTTATGTGCGCACATTTAGGATCGAGTCTCCTGGGCAACCATAA